Proteins encoded in a region of the Zea mays cultivar B73 chromosome 2, Zm-B73-REFERENCE-NAM-5.0, whole genome shotgun sequence genome:
- the LOC103646496 gene encoding ABC transporter B family member 29, chloroplastic isoform X1, translated as MAVAPPLSTHVSRTLTSNLHLWPRTHGGVAHARTRALIPTPAAACAFRFSFRVRATASGSKLPPYPLPDVFPYITAEWEAVAKGWACAAVAVYCLSRAVPAAGRLPRALAGGGGGGGAAVVVAARGGVALAAFASARAAATYAQQAFLWEAALQAAGRLRERAFERLLERDLEFFEGRGGVAAGDIAHRITDEADDVADALFSVLNTIVPTSLQLITMAIQMVIPCMCFAIVNLGKRLRQISKEAHLSLAMLASYLNDVLPSMLTVKANNGELKEIMRFQKLARADLKNNLSKKKMKALIPQAVRATYIGGLLVLCAGSIVVSGSSFDAEEFLSFLTALALVVEPIQDAGKAYNEYKQGQPALERIFDLMRFNPKVTDKPRAIHLQSINGDIKFHDVTFRYVDDMPPVADGVNLHIRPGEIIALVGPSGGGKTTLAKLLLRLYHPQKGYILLDNHDIQDIQSQCLRTHIAFVSQDTMLFSGTIAENIAYRDPVGDIDMNRVEYAAKIANAEEFIKMLPEGYNSNVGQRGSSLSGGQKQRLSIARAIYQNSSILIMDEATSALDIRSELLLKEALSNLIAKHSVTVIIIAHRQEMVLMADRIISLERGELREMSKQAFLSQDGHFSLPRIRSPN; from the exons ATGGCCGTGGCTCCGCCTCTCTCAACCCACGTCTCCCGAACTCTAACCTCAAACCTGCACCTCTGGCCGCGGACCCACGGTGGCGTGGCTCATGCGCGGACGCGGGCTCTGATCCCGACACCGGCTGCGGCGTGCGCCTTCCGTTTCAGTTTCCGTGTTCGCGCCACCGCCAGTGGCTCGAAGCTGCCGCCTTATCCTCTACCCGATGTCTTCCCCTACATTACCGCCGAGTGGGAGGCCGTCGCGAAGGGTTGGGCGTGCGCCGCCGTCGCCGTATACTGCCTCTCCCGCGCAGTGCCCGCCGCGGGGCGCCtgccgcgcgcgctcgccggcggcggcgggggagggggcgcggctgtTGTGGTGGCAGCCAGGGGCGGGGTCGCCCTCGCTGCGTTTGCATCGGCGCGTGCCGCCGCTACATACGCGCAGCAGGCGTTTCTCTGGGAGGCGGCGCTGCAGGCGGCGGGGCGGCTGCGGGAGCGCGCCTTCGAGCGCCtcctagagcgcgatctcgagttcTTCGAGGGTAGGGGAGGGGTGGCTGCGGGCGACATCGCGCACAGGATCACCGACGAGGCGGACGATGTCGCGGATGCCTTGTTCTCCGTGCTCAAC ACGATTGTGCCAACAAGCTTGCAGTTGATAACGATGGCCATTCAGATG GTCATTCCATGCATGTGCTTCGCCATAGTCAATCTTGGTAAAAGGCTTCGTCAAATATCCAAGGAGGCACATCTTAGCCTCGCCATGCTCGCATCATATCTCAACGAT GTACTTCCATCTATGCTGACTGTGAAGGCAAACAATGGGGAACTTAAGGAGATCATGAGATTCCAAAAGTTAGCTCGTGCTGATCTAAAGAATAATTTGAGTAAGAAGAAAATGAAGGCTCTCATACCTCAAGCGGTTCGAGCAACATACATTGGGGGCCTGCTTGTGCTCTGTGCTGGGTCGATAGTTGTTTCAGGCTCATCCTTTGATGCTGAAGAGTTTCTGTCTTTCCTAACAGCACTTGCTCTTGTTGTGGAGCCTATTCAG GATGCAGGGAAGGCATACAATGAATATAAGCAAGGACAGCCAGCATTAGAACGCATATTTGATCTTATGAGGTTCAACCCTAAG GTGACTGATAAGCCAAGGGCAATTCATTTACAAAGTATTAATGGGGACATTAAGTTCCATGATGTTACATTTAGATATGTTGATGACATGCCTCCAGTAGCAGATGGTGTGAATCTTCATATTAGACCGGGAGAAATAATTGCTttagttggaccttctggtggagGCAAAACTACTCTTGCCAAATTACTCCTCCGTCTTTATCATCCACAAAAAG GGTATATACTTCTGGACAACCATGATATTCAGGACATTCAATCGCAATGCCTGAGAACACATATCGCTTTTGTTTCACAGGACACT ATGCTATTTTCTGGGACAATTGCTGAAAACATTGCTTATAGAGACCCTGTGGGAGATATTGACATGAATAGGGTTGAGTACGCTGCTAAGATTGCCAATGCTGAGGAGTTCATTAAGATGTTGCCAGAAGGGTACAATTCAAATGTGGGACAGAGAGGTTCTAGTTTGAGCGGTGGACAGAAGCAAAG GTTATCTATTGCCAGGGCAATCTATCAAAATTCCTCCATATTGATAATGGATGAAGCAACTTCTGCTTTGGATATCAGATCTGAGCTGCTACTGAAAGAAGCGCTTAGTAATCTAATTGCAAAACACTCAGTAACT GTTATCATCATTGCTCATCGACAGGAAATGGTCCTAATGGCTGACAGGATTATTTCACTAGAGCGCGGTGAATTGCGAGAGATGTCGAAACAGGCATTTTTGTCTCAAGATGGTCACTTCAGCTTACCAAGGATCAGGAGTCCAAATTAG
- the LOC103646496 gene encoding ABC transporter B family member 29, chloroplastic isoform X2: MAVAPPLSTHVSRTLTSNLHLWPRTHGGVAHARTRALIPTPAAACAFRFSFRVRATASGSKLPPYPLPDVFPYITAEWEAVAKGWACAAVAVYCLSRAVPAAGRLPRALAGGGGGGGAAVVVAARGGVALAAFASARAAATYAQQAFLWEAALQAAGRLRERAFERLLERDLEFFEGRGGVAAGDIAHRITDEADDVADALFSVLNVIPCMCFAIVNLGKRLRQISKEAHLSLAMLASYLNDVLPSMLTVKANNGELKEIMRFQKLARADLKNNLSKKKMKALIPQAVRATYIGGLLVLCAGSIVVSGSSFDAEEFLSFLTALALVVEPIQDAGKAYNEYKQGQPALERIFDLMRFNPKVTDKPRAIHLQSINGDIKFHDVTFRYVDDMPPVADGVNLHIRPGEIIALVGPSGGGKTTLAKLLLRLYHPQKGYILLDNHDIQDIQSQCLRTHIAFVSQDTMLFSGTIAENIAYRDPVGDIDMNRVEYAAKIANAEEFIKMLPEGYNSNVGQRGSSLSGGQKQRLSIARAIYQNSSILIMDEATSALDIRSELLLKEALSNLIAKHSVTVIIIAHRQEMVLMADRIISLERGELREMSKQAFLSQDGHFSLPRIRSPN, encoded by the exons ATGGCCGTGGCTCCGCCTCTCTCAACCCACGTCTCCCGAACTCTAACCTCAAACCTGCACCTCTGGCCGCGGACCCACGGTGGCGTGGCTCATGCGCGGACGCGGGCTCTGATCCCGACACCGGCTGCGGCGTGCGCCTTCCGTTTCAGTTTCCGTGTTCGCGCCACCGCCAGTGGCTCGAAGCTGCCGCCTTATCCTCTACCCGATGTCTTCCCCTACATTACCGCCGAGTGGGAGGCCGTCGCGAAGGGTTGGGCGTGCGCCGCCGTCGCCGTATACTGCCTCTCCCGCGCAGTGCCCGCCGCGGGGCGCCtgccgcgcgcgctcgccggcggcggcgggggagggggcgcggctgtTGTGGTGGCAGCCAGGGGCGGGGTCGCCCTCGCTGCGTTTGCATCGGCGCGTGCCGCCGCTACATACGCGCAGCAGGCGTTTCTCTGGGAGGCGGCGCTGCAGGCGGCGGGGCGGCTGCGGGAGCGCGCCTTCGAGCGCCtcctagagcgcgatctcgagttcTTCGAGGGTAGGGGAGGGGTGGCTGCGGGCGACATCGCGCACAGGATCACCGACGAGGCGGACGATGTCGCGGATGCCTTGTTCTCCGTGCTCAAC GTCATTCCATGCATGTGCTTCGCCATAGTCAATCTTGGTAAAAGGCTTCGTCAAATATCCAAGGAGGCACATCTTAGCCTCGCCATGCTCGCATCATATCTCAACGAT GTACTTCCATCTATGCTGACTGTGAAGGCAAACAATGGGGAACTTAAGGAGATCATGAGATTCCAAAAGTTAGCTCGTGCTGATCTAAAGAATAATTTGAGTAAGAAGAAAATGAAGGCTCTCATACCTCAAGCGGTTCGAGCAACATACATTGGGGGCCTGCTTGTGCTCTGTGCTGGGTCGATAGTTGTTTCAGGCTCATCCTTTGATGCTGAAGAGTTTCTGTCTTTCCTAACAGCACTTGCTCTTGTTGTGGAGCCTATTCAG GATGCAGGGAAGGCATACAATGAATATAAGCAAGGACAGCCAGCATTAGAACGCATATTTGATCTTATGAGGTTCAACCCTAAG GTGACTGATAAGCCAAGGGCAATTCATTTACAAAGTATTAATGGGGACATTAAGTTCCATGATGTTACATTTAGATATGTTGATGACATGCCTCCAGTAGCAGATGGTGTGAATCTTCATATTAGACCGGGAGAAATAATTGCTttagttggaccttctggtggagGCAAAACTACTCTTGCCAAATTACTCCTCCGTCTTTATCATCCACAAAAAG GGTATATACTTCTGGACAACCATGATATTCAGGACATTCAATCGCAATGCCTGAGAACACATATCGCTTTTGTTTCACAGGACACT ATGCTATTTTCTGGGACAATTGCTGAAAACATTGCTTATAGAGACCCTGTGGGAGATATTGACATGAATAGGGTTGAGTACGCTGCTAAGATTGCCAATGCTGAGGAGTTCATTAAGATGTTGCCAGAAGGGTACAATTCAAATGTGGGACAGAGAGGTTCTAGTTTGAGCGGTGGACAGAAGCAAAG GTTATCTATTGCCAGGGCAATCTATCAAAATTCCTCCATATTGATAATGGATGAAGCAACTTCTGCTTTGGATATCAGATCTGAGCTGCTACTGAAAGAAGCGCTTAGTAATCTAATTGCAAAACACTCAGTAACT GTTATCATCATTGCTCATCGACAGGAAATGGTCCTAATGGCTGACAGGATTATTTCACTAGAGCGCGGTGAATTGCGAGAGATGTCGAAACAGGCATTTTTGTCTCAAGATGGTCACTTCAGCTTACCAAGGATCAGGAGTCCAAATTAG
- the LOC103646496 gene encoding ABC transporter B family member 29, chloroplastic isoform X3, translating to MAVAPPLSTHVSRTLTSNLHLWPRTHGGVAHARTRALIPTPAAACAFRFSFRVRATASGSKLPPYPLPDVFPYITAEWEAVAKGWACAAVAVYCLSRAVPAAGRLPRALAGGGGGGGAAVVVAARGGVALAAFASARAAATYAQQAFLWEAALQAAGRLRERAFERLLERDLEFFEGRGGVAAGDIAHRITDEADDVADALFSVLNVLPSMLTVKANNGELKEIMRFQKLARADLKNNLSKKKMKALIPQAVRATYIGGLLVLCAGSIVVSGSSFDAEEFLSFLTALALVVEPIQDAGKAYNEYKQGQPALERIFDLMRFNPKVTDKPRAIHLQSINGDIKFHDVTFRYVDDMPPVADGVNLHIRPGEIIALVGPSGGGKTTLAKLLLRLYHPQKGYILLDNHDIQDIQSQCLRTHIAFVSQDTMLFSGTIAENIAYRDPVGDIDMNRVEYAAKIANAEEFIKMLPEGYNSNVGQRGSSLSGGQKQRLSIARAIYQNSSILIMDEATSALDIRSELLLKEALSNLIAKHSVTVIIIAHRQEMVLMADRIISLERGELREMSKQAFLSQDGHFSLPRIRSPN from the exons ATGGCCGTGGCTCCGCCTCTCTCAACCCACGTCTCCCGAACTCTAACCTCAAACCTGCACCTCTGGCCGCGGACCCACGGTGGCGTGGCTCATGCGCGGACGCGGGCTCTGATCCCGACACCGGCTGCGGCGTGCGCCTTCCGTTTCAGTTTCCGTGTTCGCGCCACCGCCAGTGGCTCGAAGCTGCCGCCTTATCCTCTACCCGATGTCTTCCCCTACATTACCGCCGAGTGGGAGGCCGTCGCGAAGGGTTGGGCGTGCGCCGCCGTCGCCGTATACTGCCTCTCCCGCGCAGTGCCCGCCGCGGGGCGCCtgccgcgcgcgctcgccggcggcggcgggggagggggcgcggctgtTGTGGTGGCAGCCAGGGGCGGGGTCGCCCTCGCTGCGTTTGCATCGGCGCGTGCCGCCGCTACATACGCGCAGCAGGCGTTTCTCTGGGAGGCGGCGCTGCAGGCGGCGGGGCGGCTGCGGGAGCGCGCCTTCGAGCGCCtcctagagcgcgatctcgagttcTTCGAGGGTAGGGGAGGGGTGGCTGCGGGCGACATCGCGCACAGGATCACCGACGAGGCGGACGATGTCGCGGATGCCTTGTTCTCCGTGCTCAAC GTACTTCCATCTATGCTGACTGTGAAGGCAAACAATGGGGAACTTAAGGAGATCATGAGATTCCAAAAGTTAGCTCGTGCTGATCTAAAGAATAATTTGAGTAAGAAGAAAATGAAGGCTCTCATACCTCAAGCGGTTCGAGCAACATACATTGGGGGCCTGCTTGTGCTCTGTGCTGGGTCGATAGTTGTTTCAGGCTCATCCTTTGATGCTGAAGAGTTTCTGTCTTTCCTAACAGCACTTGCTCTTGTTGTGGAGCCTATTCAG GATGCAGGGAAGGCATACAATGAATATAAGCAAGGACAGCCAGCATTAGAACGCATATTTGATCTTATGAGGTTCAACCCTAAG GTGACTGATAAGCCAAGGGCAATTCATTTACAAAGTATTAATGGGGACATTAAGTTCCATGATGTTACATTTAGATATGTTGATGACATGCCTCCAGTAGCAGATGGTGTGAATCTTCATATTAGACCGGGAGAAATAATTGCTttagttggaccttctggtggagGCAAAACTACTCTTGCCAAATTACTCCTCCGTCTTTATCATCCACAAAAAG GGTATATACTTCTGGACAACCATGATATTCAGGACATTCAATCGCAATGCCTGAGAACACATATCGCTTTTGTTTCACAGGACACT ATGCTATTTTCTGGGACAATTGCTGAAAACATTGCTTATAGAGACCCTGTGGGAGATATTGACATGAATAGGGTTGAGTACGCTGCTAAGATTGCCAATGCTGAGGAGTTCATTAAGATGTTGCCAGAAGGGTACAATTCAAATGTGGGACAGAGAGGTTCTAGTTTGAGCGGTGGACAGAAGCAAAG GTTATCTATTGCCAGGGCAATCTATCAAAATTCCTCCATATTGATAATGGATGAAGCAACTTCTGCTTTGGATATCAGATCTGAGCTGCTACTGAAAGAAGCGCTTAGTAATCTAATTGCAAAACACTCAGTAACT GTTATCATCATTGCTCATCGACAGGAAATGGTCCTAATGGCTGACAGGATTATTTCACTAGAGCGCGGTGAATTGCGAGAGATGTCGAAACAGGCATTTTTGTCTCAAGATGGTCACTTCAGCTTACCAAGGATCAGGAGTCCAAATTAG